A stretch of Leishmania infantum JPCM5 genome chromosome 19 DNA encodes these proteins:
- a CDS encoding putative sarcalumenin precursor — protein sequence MSISGAAPPEPLCGRESGGNVPGSMEALIKKLHPLYTQRVQPLEEMYSFDVFRPSWYEETILNERPFISLFGPWSAGKTTFINYLLQSNHLWTGPQPTTAEFTVVMYGKEPGPVAGQALANSKHLPFKGLLDFGESFISNLKGFQAPHALLERVTLIDTPGVLESSKDIHQRKYDYVNVCRWFAERSDLIFVFFDPSKLDAGGELRQLFQTSFKGIENRLRLVLNKADTISTQELMRVYGSLFWNLSNFINTTEPPRVYVGSFWDKPYSPNSFSRLFAEEKLDLLHELLDVIPQQARDKKIASLIRRAKEVLVHAAIIGGIRADLPVLFGRSKAKKKAAEQLPRRYELIGARYKMNHRDFPPVQAYRSFLERFDVAKFPPLQKAEKAGLIRGIQELIDTILPSMLRPVCNTRAANPFEEDKQTGLLSMYRDHVFLQRDGRSGMQGGTDKVAATMGEGMRDSATTGLSSSVAAAPASGPSSLLGPGTAVTAPSASPSFTESPSLAMAASSTAAAAPSPPPPPSSAAATSSPADMQAMMAIMQQMVAYRQQQQQQDRQSSSAPATVNSHGTLSSSSPQTSGNPVESSVPVTPQESDLNSEPCPPTVVPQPGLSNNCATQVNAWAGEDVSKSQH from the coding sequence ATGTCCATCTCGGGTGCGGCTCCCCCGGAGCCTCTGTGTGGGAGGGAGTCGGGCGGCAATGTACCAGGCAGTATGGAGGCGCTCATCAAGAAGCTTCACCCTCTCTACACTcagcgcgtgcagccgctAGAGGAGATGTACAGCTTCGACGTCTTCCGCCCCAGCTGGTATGAGGAGACAATCCTCAACGAACGCCCCTTCATTTCGCTGTTTGGTCCGTGGTCGGCTGGCAAGACCACCTTCATCAACTACCTCTTGCAGAGCAACCACTTGTGGACTGGGCCGCAGCCGACAACGGCAGAGTTCACGGTGGTGATGTACGGCAAAGAACCGGGCCCGGTTGCCGGCCAGGCGCTGGCCAACTCGAAGCATCTGCCGTTCAAGGGGCTTCTCGATTTTGGCGAGTCCTTCATCAGCAACCTTAAAGGCTTCCAGGCGCCCCATGCACTCCTGGAGCGCGTCACGCTCATCGACACTCCTGGCGTGCTGGAGAGCTCTAAGGACATTCACCAGCGCAAATACGACTACGTGAACGTGTGCCGCTGGTTTGCGGAGCGAAGCGACTTGATCTTCGTCTTTTTCGACCCCAGCAAGCTGGACGCCGGCGGGGAGCTTCGCCAGCTCTTTCAAACCTCCTTCAAGGGGATTGAGAATCGTCTCCGTCTCGTATTGAACAAGGCTGACACCATCTCCACCCAGGAGCTCATGCGGGTCTATGGCAGTTTGTTCTGGAACTTATCCAACTTCATCAACACAACGGAGCCGCCGCGAGTCTACGTTGGCAGCTTTTGGGATAAGCCGTACAGCCCAAACTCCTTCTCTCGTCTCTTCGCTGAGGAGAAGTTAGACCTGCTGCATGAGTTGCTCGACGTCATCCCGCAACAGGCGAGGGACAAGAAGATCGCGTCGCTCATTCGGCGAGCCAAGGAGGTGCTCGTGCACGCCGCCATCATTGGTGGCATCCGGGCCGACCTGCCAGTTCTCTTCGGCAGGTCCAAGGCGAAGAAAAAGgccgcggagcagctgcCAAGGCGCTACGAACTCATCGGCGCTCGCTACAAGATGAACCACCGCGACTTTCCTCCTGTGCAGGCGTATCGGTCTTTTCTGGAGCGCTTCGACGTCGCGAAGTTCCCACCGCTGCAGAAAGCGGAGAAGGCTGGTCTCATCCGTGGCATTCAAGAGCTGATTGACACGATCCTGCCATCCATGCTGCGGCCAGTGTGCAACACCCGAGCTGCAAACCCGTTTGAGGAGGATAAGCAGACGGGCTTGCTGAGCATGTACCGCGATCACGTGTTCTTGCAGCGCGATGGTCGGTCTGGCATGCAGGGGGGCACTGACAAggtcgccgccaccatgGGTGAGGGGATGCGCGACTCGGCGACCACGGGTCTGTCTTCCAgtgttgccgccgcccccgcatCCGGCCCGTCGTCTCTACTTGGCCCCGGCACCGCAGTTACAGCACCTTCTGCGTCGCCATCCTTCACAGAGTCGCCTTCCCTCGCGATGGCTGCTTCTtccacggctgccgccgctccgtcgccgccgccgccgccatcatcagccgcggcgacgtcgtcgccagcTGACATGCAAGCCATGATGGCGATAATGCAGCAGATGGTCGCAtatcggcagcagcaacaacagcaagaCCGACagagcagcagtgcaccTGCGACCGTCAACTCACACGGGACACTATCCTCATCGTCCCCACAGACATCGGGAAATCCTGTTGAGTCCTCCGTTCCGGTGACCCCGCAAGAGTCGGACCTCAACAGCGAACCGTGCCCACCTACCGTGGTGCCTCAACCCGGCCTGTCCAACAACTGCGCTACCCAGGTTAATGCATGGGCTGGCGAGGACGTGTCAAAATCGCAACACTGA
- a CDS encoding putative membrane protein — protein MEIHKSTNLLDGFLSSLSMILVSEIGDKTFFIACLMAMRHPKLTVYIGALGALAAMTILSALMGVVVPNLLSVQVTQMLAVVLFMVFGCKILYDELIRKKADDEESEDEMTEAAAALRRRDPNDPAETGSMASSAYVSAPARRWRKLLNPVMVEAFTLTFVAEWGDRSQLATIALAAAKNPYGVTVGGILGHALCTGGAVVCGNLIAQRVSMKTVNIVGGVLFIMFGLVTLYELTYGEHEISKTHERPARTE, from the coding sequence ATGGAAATCCACAAGTCCACGAACCTGCTGGACGGCTTCctgtcgtcgctgtccaTGATTCTTGTGAGTGAGATTGGTGACAAGACCTTCTTCATCGCGTGCCTCATGGCGATGCGCCACCCGAAGCTGACGGTATACATTGGCGCCCTCGGCGCCCTAGCTGCAATGACGATACTGTCGGCGCTGATGGGCGTCGTGGTGCCCAACCTGCTCTCTGTGCAGGTGACGCAgatgctggcggtggtgctctTTATGGTGTTTGGCTGCAAGATCCTGTACGACGAGCTGATCCGCAAGAAGGCtgacgacgaggagagcgaggacgAGATGACggaggctgctgcggcgttgcGCCGTCGCGATCCGAACGATCCGGCTGAGACGGGTAGCATGGCGTCGTCGGCCTACGTAAGCGCGCCGGCTCGCCGCTGGCGCAAGCTGCTCAACCCCGTCATGGTAGAGGCGTTCACGCTAACCTTCGTTGCCGAATGGGGAGACCGCAGCCAGCTGGCTACGATTGCGCTGGCAGCCGCGAAGAACCCGTACGGTGTGACAGTCGGCGGTATTCTCGGCCACGCTCTctgcaccggcggcgccgttgtgTGCGGCAACCTcatcgcgcagcgcgtgtcCATGAAGACGGTGAACATCGTTGGCGGCGTTCTTTTTATCATGTTCGGTCTCGTGACCTTGTACGAACTGACTTATGGGGAGCATGAGATCTCCAAGACCCACGAGCGCCCCGCGAGGACGGAGTAG
- a CDS encoding RNA binding protein translates to MNAMSPFYSRTYPTRTTPLMWEATQTLQSSLVDQSSDMRRSLDLAMSLHEVLERNREIYNNIIAERNEAYRRLQDADAKLQQVEHVVRRYAEVKDPVVASDGYTYERTELSRYLSDCKKSNSKAYSQQTKEELTDVMVDNVSLRRLAELLKGVHSVEVPQLSSRPLLAGGVVDVNGPRSHWAEEDPSMSGADHTEMGHGPVGLAGGAGGRGGNGMAVGLGHAGLRYDRSGGAKYGKPSNGNEGKGGLHPCLRVYGFCNFEDDCTFANYPYEACLNHIKGKCRFGSTCKELHVDPRDPVYQNTRSFANHHHQGGNSANTNHAHSNAAACANNANSSQAADVGAEASRQSGSKMPDSVAEREAEIAAAKKDGKSKETEEPASAAGADAAKAKDE, encoded by the coding sequence ATGAACGCCATGTCGCCGTTTTACAGTCGGACCTACCCGACGAGGACAACCCCGCTCATGTGGgaggcgacgcagacgcTGCAGAGCTCTCTGGTCGATCAGAGCAGCGACATGCGCCGCTCGCTGGACCTCGCCATGTCGCTGCacgaggtgctggagagaaATCGAGAGATTTACAACAATATCATCGCCGAGCGCAACGAGGCCTACCGCCGTCTGCAGGACGCAGACGCGAAACTGCAGCAGGTCGAGCATGTCGTCCGCCGCTACGCCGAGGTGAAGGATCCGGTTGTGGCCAGTGACGGCTACACGTACGAGCGCACGGAGCTCAGCCGCTACCTTAGCGACTGCAAGAAGTCGAACAGCAAGGCCTACTCGCAGCAGacgaaggaggagctgaCAGACGTGATGGTAGACAACGTTTCGCTGCGCCGGCTGGCGGAGCTGTTGAAGGGCGTGCACTCGGTGGAGGTGCCTCAGCTGTCGAGCCGCCCGCTGCTAGCGGGCGGTGTTGTCGACGTTAATGGCCCTCGCTCTCACTGGGCCGAGGAGGATCCGTCAATGAGCGGCGCGGATCACACTGAGATGGGTCACGGTCCTGTCGGCCTtgcgggcggcgctggtggccgTGGTGGGAATGGGATGGCAGTGGGCCTCGGCCACGCCGGCCTCCGCTATGATCGGAGCGGAGGTGCCAAGTACGGCAAGCCGAGCAACGGCAACGAGGGCAAGGGCGGGCTGCATccgtgcctgcgcgtgtATGGTTTCTGCAACTTCGAGGACGACTGCACGTTTGCGAACTACCCCTACGAGGCATGCCTGAACCATATCAAGGGCAAGTGCCGATTCGGCTCCACCTGCAAGGAGCTGCACGTTGACCCGCGCGACCCCGTCTACCAGAACACACGCAGCTTTGCCAACCATCACCACCAGGGCGGCAACAGCGCGAACACCAACCACGcccacagcaacgccgctgcctgtgCAAACAACGCGAACAGCAGCCAGGCAGCGGATGTTGGCGCGGAGGCGTCGAGGCAGAGCGGGAGCAAGATGCCGGACTCTGTAGCGGAAAGGGAGGCGGAGATTGCGGCGGCCAAGAAAGACGGTAAGTCGAAGGAGACCGAGGAGCCCGCttccgctgccggcgcagatgccgccaAGGCCAAGGACGAATAA
- a CDS encoding putative RNA binding protein, with the protein MGPYHGNGMMAPAMSANEPMQVVYNRTQKRVPVFRDSLIMYEQQMVRVMEELRTLTMDVNALRAHYEEALQEKLYIENLAAQAEKRVQDVKEIVDRYVGVKDAVVASDGFTYERETISSYIEGCKEAGGTPTSYQTEKPLTSLLIPNRSLKTLVDRLATLQKAEPTPPAPADRNPVQHHSKSMTAGRAGNVSINQHEGQRRNMHGGGKDSSGPVELNAKGERVHPCIRVYGYCNYNESCAYAKYPYDACLSNLKNKCRFKNQCHERHVEFRGPLDDYGNCASTNQGPNQEIIASEPVGEANK; encoded by the coding sequence atggGCCCCTATCACGGCAACGGCATGATGGCACCTGCCATGAGCGCGAACGAGCCAATGCAAGTGGTGTACAACCGCACACAGAAGCGCGTGCCGGTTTTCCGCGACAGCCTGATTATGTACGAGCAGCAGATGGTGCGGGTGATGGAGGAACTGCGCACGCTGACGATGGACGTGAATGCGCTGCGGGCGCATTACGAAGAGGCGCTCCAGGAGAAACTGTACATTGAGAACCTCGCGGCACAGGCGGAGAAGCGCGTGCAGGACGTGAAGGAAATCGTGGACCGCTACGTTGGTGTCAAAGACGCGGTGGTAGCCAGCGACGGCTTCACGTATGAGCGGGAGACGATCTCCTCGTATATCGAAGGCTGCAAAGAGGCTGGCGGCACGCCGACGTCATACCAGACAGAGAAGCCGCTGACCTCGCTGCTGATCCCGAACCGCTCGCTCAAGACGCTGGTGGATCGCttggcgacgctgcagaaggcggagccgacgccgccggcgccggccgACCGCAACCCGGTGCAGCACCACTCGAAGTCGATGACGGCGGGCCGCGCAGGAAACGTCTCTATCAACCAGCACGAAGGCCAGCGGCGCAAcatgcacggcggcggaaAGGACAGCTCCGGCCCGGTGGAGCTGAACGCCAAGGGGGAACGAGTGCATCCGTGCATTCGTGTGTACGGGTACTGCAACTACAACGAGAGCTGCGCGTACGCGAAGTATCCGTACGATGCGTGCTTGTCGAATCTGAAGAACAAGTGCCGCTTCAAGAACCAGTGCCACGAGCGCCACGTCGAGTTCCGCGGCCCACTGGACGACTACGGTAACTGCGCTTCCACTAACCAGGGGCCTAACCAAGAGATCATTGCGTCCGAGCCCGTGGGGGAAGCGAACAAGTAG
- a CDS encoding putative intraflagellar transport protein component: protein MAEVTSPYRGRVKEMWSAPTADVESEAAAAAAAPPPTQQRKVCFNVCRQEPYHPSKGYRHLARKLRQGGTVEINKEDITLDRLSASDIVLFPAPQTPFSEEDLTVIRQYVEGGGSAMILLGDGHGGQYSYLNKTLDDWTGITINEDCVVRTVLHRYLHPKEVCVTNGITNRAINKAAGKKVFGAVGGSPSSGFGGGTGSIGAKGVTSTMGIGSTLMTLNRTVGAGQATNAARLAQSATAGSAAAIAVDEAEQEATSLVFVYPYGLTFNVQRPAIPLLSSGFMAYPLNRPIAAAWECPKVAEHLGRRKQGKLLIIGSAQLFDDAWIEKEENSTLASILFDYLDHKLKLNQIDADEPDITDYHHLPDTASLSERLRVAVEQHEELPRDFTQLFELDSFKIDTDKIPDVVDTYSKLSVKVEPLTLIPPEFQTPLPPVKPAVFEAIHRDPPPPGLDLFDLDEEFAPERVRLSQLTNKCKADDVEYYILQAAEVMGVTKKLRSPRNRDPRALLDYVFRQVVEYKKVNSGPVAPQEARHGDAASRVAAADNAAAAAAAENMMRVIRVSNDGTGDATPFDENPLWNLYLEADFAKGTIEGNLQLLQDSSRFGAQEARIEGDIKPPGEREYPMEWGVVLDAADGEQIIYVFLGMIQGNQLRGVCEQGGGGNTRNFLYTLEEL from the coding sequence ATGGCGGAGGTGACTTCACCGTACCGTGGCAGGGTAAAGGAGATGTGGTCGGCACCGACGGCAGATGTAGAGagcgaagccgccgccgccgccgccgcgccgccgccgacgcagcagagAAAGGTGTGCTTTAACGTGTGCCGCCAGGAGCCGTACCACCCAAGCAAAGGGTACCGGCACCTCGCGCGGAAGCTGCGGCAGGGCGGCACGGTAGAAATAAACAAGGAGGACATCACGCTGGACCGCTTGAGCGCCAGCGACATCGTCCTCTTCCCTGCGCCGCAGACGCCCTTCTCGGAGGAGGACCTCACGGTGATTCGGCAGTACGTGGAAGGTGGCGGCTCTGCCATGATCCTCCTAGGTGACGGCCACGGGGGGCAGTACTCGTACCTCAATAAGACCCTCGACGACTGGACAGGGATTACCATCAATGAGGATTGCGTCGTGCGCACAGTTCTGCACCGCTACCTGCATCCCAAGGAGGTGTGCGTAACCAACGGCATCACAAACCGCGCCATCAATAAGGCCGCTGGCAAGAAGGTGTTCGGCGCCGTGGGCGGgtcgccgagcagcggcttcggTGGCGGGACGGGCAGCATCGGGGCGAAGGGCGTCACCTCCACCATGGGCATCGGCTCCACGCTCATGACGCTCAACCGCACGGTCGGTGCTGGGCAGGCAACAAACGCGGCGCGACTCGCGcagagcgccaccgcgggaAGTGCTGCGGCCATAGCTGTCGATGAGGCCGAACAGGAGGCCACCAGTCTGGTCTTTGTGTATCCATATGGCCTCACCTTCAACGTGCAGCGGCCCGCCATCCCGCTCCTCAGCAGTGGTTTCATGGCATACCCGCTGAACCGCCCgatcgcggcggcgtgggaGTGTCCAAAGGTGGCTGAGCACCTTGGCCGTCGCAAGCAGGGCAAGCTGCTGATAATCGGGtcggcgcagctcttcgaTGACGCGTGGATTgagaaagaggagaacaGCACACTCGCCTCCATCCTCTTCGACTACCTTGACCACAAGCTGAAGCTGAACCAGATCGATGCCGACGAGCCGGATATTACGGACTACCATCACCTTCCTGATACCGCCTCCCTATCCGAGCGGTTGCGCGTCGCTGTAGAGCAGcacgaggagctgccgcgTGATTTTACGCAGCTGTTCGAGCTAGATTCGTTCAAGATCGACACAGACAAAATACCAGATGTGGTGGACACCTACTCGAAGCTGTCCGTGAAGGTAGAGCCGCTGACACTGATCCCGCCGGAGTTccagacgccgctgccgccggtgaaGCCCGCCGTTTTTGAGGCGATTCACCGCGACCCGCCCCCGCCTGGACTGGACCTCTTCGATCTGGACGAGGAGTTCGCGCCGGAGCGGGTCCGACTCAGCCAGCTCACGAACAAGTGCAAGGCGGATGACGTGGAGTACTACATCTtgcaggcggcggaggtgatggGAGTAACGAAGAAATTGCGCAGCCCACGAAACCGCGACCCGCGCGCGCTACTCGACTACGTGTTCCGCCAAGTGGTAGAGTACAAGAAGGTGAACAGCGGCCCTGTCGCGCCGCAGGAGGCCAGACATGGCGATGCCGCCTCTAGGGTGGCCGCGGCAgacaacgccgctgccgccgccgccgctgagaaCATGATGCGCGTGATTCGCGTCAGCAAcgacggcaccggcgacgcgACCCCGTTCGACGAGAACCCACTCTGGAACCTCTACCTAGAGGCGGACTTTGCAAAGGGCACCATCGAGGGTAACCTGCAACTGCTGCAGGACTCGAGCCGCTTCGGTGCACAGGAGGCGCGCATCGAGGGCGACATCAAGCCGCCAGGCGAGCGTGAGTACCCGATGGAGTGGGGCGTCGTGCTAgacgccgccgatggcgaGCAGATCATCTACGTGTTCTTAGGAATGATCCAAGGCAAccagctgcgcggcgtgtgtgagcagggtggcggcggcaacaccCGCAACTTCCTATATACGCTAGAAGAGCTGTAg